From one Tetragenococcus osmophilus genomic stretch:
- a CDS encoding ABC transporter: MDSTRLKELLKVNLRYANPQQTTKSREKGKKGASLTRSLVMQYLYSGMIFLLVYGFTMLGVDFGQLPGYFTYYMALFGIIAFSQGISVTYNIFFQSQDLPNFLPLPFRQSELFLSKIAVAVLTIVPFILPVFVLFILAGIRANIFILWAIMGALLLFICFLGIIFSICSFIVFGLAKTKLFKRHRQLMTSLLLIVSIVIAVLGVLVMNWQTTQTQIMFTDRSTISFLLPFFYAATQPLTTKGLLSFFGLAGLLVLLFVIFRQLLLPKLYEQLLIVSSEGTSTKRRHKTNQSLRQVLFNYHLQSIRNPSLLMQVFLNSILLPLVFVISFGLNGEINLRAISTEFLGVVFLGGVALAVIMINQTSLIANMISLDKENFSFIQSLPLSLKFYLQEKFRFAYLLQLALISVVIVIIGLVLRMPLLHLVSTLCGGLVGSYLISLRYFSRDYRLLLLNWTEINQLFSRGAGNLGLAFTMIGSVFLSIILLVIYSFAVVFISTQGVNLAVGVVFISGTFLWYQHYQKHFWQKLE; the protein is encoded by the coding sequence ATGGATAGTACACGGCTTAAAGAACTACTTAAAGTGAATTTACGTTATGCCAATCCACAACAAACGACAAAAAGTAGAGAAAAAGGAAAAAAAGGCGCCTCACTAACACGTTCTTTAGTTATGCAATATTTATACTCAGGCATGATTTTTTTATTGGTCTATGGTTTTACTATGTTGGGAGTTGATTTTGGGCAATTGCCTGGGTATTTCACCTATTACATGGCGCTTTTTGGGATTATTGCTTTTTCCCAAGGGATTTCTGTCACCTATAATATTTTCTTTCAAAGCCAGGATTTACCTAATTTTTTACCATTGCCATTCCGTCAAAGCGAACTTTTCCTATCTAAAATTGCAGTAGCTGTTTTAACTATTGTCCCCTTTATTTTACCTGTTTTTGTTTTATTTATATTAGCTGGTATTCGAGCAAATATTTTTATTTTATGGGCTATTATGGGAGCATTACTTTTATTTATTTGCTTTTTAGGGATTATATTTAGCATTTGTAGTTTTATTGTCTTTGGTTTAGCTAAAACGAAACTTTTTAAGCGTCATAGACAATTAATGACAAGCTTACTTTTAATTGTTTCTATAGTCATAGCTGTGCTAGGGGTTCTTGTGATGAATTGGCAAACCACCCAAACACAAATTATGTTTACAGACCGATCTACGATTAGCTTTTTACTTCCTTTTTTCTATGCAGCTACGCAACCTTTAACAACAAAAGGTTTATTAAGTTTCTTTGGTTTAGCGGGACTTTTGGTACTTTTGTTTGTCATATTTAGACAATTATTATTACCTAAATTGTATGAGCAATTATTGATTGTTTCATCCGAGGGCACAAGTACGAAACGAAGACATAAAACCAATCAAAGCCTTCGCCAAGTACTTTTTAATTATCATCTTCAATCGATTCGTAATCCAAGTTTATTAATGCAGGTATTTTTAAATTCTATTTTGTTACCGCTAGTTTTTGTGATTTCTTTTGGCCTTAATGGAGAAATTAATTTAAGAGCGATAAGCACGGAATTTTTAGGCGTAGTATTTTTGGGTGGTGTCGCCCTTGCGGTGATTATGATCAATCAAACATCTTTGATAGCTAATATGATCTCTTTAGATAAAGAAAACTTTTCGTTTATTCAGTCCTTACCACTATCGTTAAAATTTTATTTACAAGAAAAATTTCGTTTTGCTTATTTATTACAACTTGCTTTAATTAGCGTGGTTATAGTTATTATAGGGCTGGTTCTTCGTATGCCATTGCTTCATTTGGTAAGTACTCTTTGTGGAGGCCTGGTCGGCTCTTATCTTATTAGTTTGCGTTATTTCAGCCGAGATTATCGTTTGCTATTGTTAAATTGGACAGAGATTAACCAGCTATTTTCACGTGGCGCGGGTAATTTAGGTTTAGCTTTTACTATGATTGGTTCAGTATTTTTGAGCATCATTTTACTGGTGATATATAGCTTTGCGGTTGTGTTTATCTCGACACAAGGAGTGAATTTAGCCGTAGGCGTAGTTTTTATTAGCGGGACCTTCCTTTGGTACCAACATTATCAGAAACATTTTTGGCAAAAATTAGAATGA
- a CDS encoding universal stress protein encodes MLQQYQKIMVAVDGSNEAELAFQKAVNIARRNNASLLLVHVIDTRAFQDVNSFDSMLAEQATDLAKQSLSDYSENAKNEGVESVETTIEYGSPKIIIAKQIPEDQNVDLIILGATGLNAVERLFIGSVSEYVTRNALCDVLIVRTDAENKQPEIEEG; translated from the coding sequence ATGTTACAACAATATCAAAAAATTATGGTGGCCGTCGATGGTTCCAACGAAGCAGAATTAGCATTTCAAAAAGCAGTTAATATCGCCAGACGTAATAACGCAAGCTTATTGTTAGTGCATGTCATTGATACAAGAGCATTTCAAGACGTAAATTCATTTGATTCAATGTTAGCAGAGCAAGCGACTGATCTAGCTAAACAATCGCTATCTGATTATAGTGAGAATGCTAAAAATGAGGGAGTAGAATCTGTCGAAACAACCATAGAATATGGCTCTCCCAAAATTATTATTGCCAAACAAATTCCAGAAGATCAAAATGTTGATCTAATTATTTTAGGTGCTACTGGGCTAAACGCGGTTGAACGCTTATTTATCGGATCTGTATCTGAATACGTGACGCGTAATGCCTTATGTGATGTTTTAATTGTACGTACAGACGCCGAAAATAAACAACCGGAAATAGAAGAAGGCTAA
- a CDS encoding phosphate-starvation-inducible protein PsiE, which yields MKRFDSFEKIVSFIVDVMLGFLVIVVLIAMGMAIYDIFSHVLEMNSMDELYYVIEEIATWFILLEVFLMLLRYVKEGHHVPVRYLILIGITAVSRKLLLEHAGGLDALMLAIAILILVVDLLLLERVKAFHTHKHSPKEDDESL from the coding sequence ATGAAGCGATTTGATAGTTTTGAAAAGATCGTAAGTTTTATTGTAGATGTTATGTTAGGATTTTTGGTGATTGTTGTATTAATAGCTATGGGTATGGCGATTTATGACATTTTTTCTCATGTATTAGAGATGAATTCAATGGATGAACTTTATTATGTTATAGAAGAAATTGCTACCTGGTTTATTTTATTAGAAGTATTTTTGATGTTACTTCGTTACGTAAAAGAAGGACATCATGTACCGGTTCGCTACCTTATTTTAATTGGTATTACTGCTGTTTCGCGGAAGCTTTTATTAGAACACGCTGGCGGATTAGATGCTTTAATGTTAGCTATAGCTATTTTGATTCTAGTCGTTGATTTACTTTTGTTAGAAAGAGTAAAAGCTTTTCATACCCATAAACATTCCCCCAAAGAAGATGATGAAAGTCTTTAA
- a CDS encoding replication-associated recombination protein A, with protein sequence MQQPLSYRMRPQNLDEVVGQQHLVGKGKIIRRMIDAQMLSSMILYGPPGTGKTSIASAIAGTTQYAFRMLNAATDTKKDLQIVVEEAKMSGTVILLLDEVHRLDKTKQDYLLPHLESGRIIMIGATTENPYITISPAIRSRTQIFEVHPLDETDLAQALDDALVDKSRGLGEYSVVLDENAKLHLCRATNGDLRSVLNGLELAVKSTPKNENGQIHITLSIVEECIQKKALTHDKGGDAHYDVISAFQKSIRGSDVDAALHYLARLVEAGDLAVICRRLMVIGYEDIGLANPQAASRCVEAVQAAETIGLPEARIPLAEAVVDLCLSPKSNSAHQALDEAIADVRAGKSGDVPDHLRDSHYKGAKNLNRGVGYQYPHDYQEAWVDQQYLPNKLKNASYYHPKVTGKYEKALAMRYEQLNDWKTT encoded by the coding sequence ATGCAACAACCGCTAAGTTATCGCATGCGACCGCAAAATTTAGATGAAGTCGTCGGCCAACAACATTTAGTTGGCAAGGGGAAAATTATTCGCCGTATGATCGATGCTCAAATGCTGTCTTCTATGATTTTATACGGTCCTCCTGGAACTGGCAAGACAAGTATTGCTAGTGCAATTGCCGGGACTACGCAATATGCTTTTCGTATGCTTAACGCAGCCACCGATACGAAAAAAGACCTACAAATTGTAGTTGAGGAAGCAAAAATGAGCGGCACAGTTATTTTATTATTAGACGAAGTGCATCGCTTAGATAAAACAAAGCAAGATTATTTATTGCCTCATTTGGAAAGCGGAAGAATTATCATGATCGGCGCTACTACAGAAAATCCGTATATTACCATTAGTCCTGCTATCAGAAGTCGAACGCAAATTTTTGAAGTACATCCATTAGATGAAACGGACCTTGCGCAAGCTCTTGATGATGCTTTAGTAGATAAAAGTCGAGGTTTAGGTGAATATTCAGTAGTTTTAGATGAGAATGCTAAACTACATTTATGTCGTGCAACAAATGGGGATCTACGAAGTGTATTAAATGGTCTTGAGTTGGCCGTCAAATCAACACCTAAAAATGAAAACGGGCAAATCCACATTACACTATCGATTGTTGAAGAATGTATTCAAAAAAAGGCACTAACACATGATAAAGGTGGAGATGCTCACTATGATGTCATCTCTGCTTTTCAAAAATCCATTCGCGGAAGCGACGTAGATGCTGCTTTACATTATCTGGCACGCCTAGTGGAAGCCGGAGATTTAGCCGTTATTTGTCGTCGTTTAATGGTTATTGGTTATGAAGATATTGGTCTAGCTAACCCGCAAGCTGCTTCGCGCTGTGTAGAAGCAGTACAAGCTGCAGAAACAATTGGCTTGCCTGAAGCTCGTATTCCACTTGCTGAAGCAGTCGTTGATCTATGCTTGTCCCCGAAATCAAATTCTGCACATCAAGCTTTAGATGAGGCAATTGCCGATGTTCGGGCTGGAAAATCTGGTGATGTCCCTGACCATTTACGAGATAGCCATTATAAAGGAGCAAAAAATTTAAACCGTGGAGTTGGTTATCAGTACCCACACGATTATCAAGAAGCCTGGGTAGACCAACAATACTTACCTAATAAACTAAAAAACGCTTCTTATTATCATCCAAAAGTTACTGGCAAATATGAAAAAGCATTAGCAATGCGCTATGAACAGTTAAACGATTGGAAGACAACATAA
- a CDS encoding DNA-3-methyladenine glycosylase, protein MEETIKIFETSSTVDVARFLVGMYLEHETSEGKLGGYIVDCEAYLGPDDMAAHSYGMKKTPRLKAMYQKPGTIYLYTMHTHLILNMVTQPEGMPQGVMIRAIEPAEGKEQMERKRAKVGREISNGPGKLVEALDIPKDLYGESIFSSALHLVPEKRKVPKKIVTLPRVGIPDKGEWTDKPLRFVADGNPYITKIRRQEIDPEGGWQVTND, encoded by the coding sequence TTGGAAGAAACGATAAAAATTTTTGAAACAAGTTCAACAGTAGATGTTGCTCGCTTTTTAGTAGGCATGTATCTCGAACATGAAACATCAGAAGGAAAACTAGGTGGTTACATCGTGGATTGCGAGGCGTATCTGGGCCCAGATGACATGGCTGCTCATAGTTATGGGATGAAAAAGACACCAAGACTAAAAGCGATGTATCAGAAACCTGGAACGATTTATTTATATACGATGCATACTCATTTAATTTTAAATATGGTGACACAACCAGAAGGAATGCCACAAGGGGTAATGATCCGAGCTATTGAACCAGCAGAAGGAAAAGAACAGATGGAAAGAAAACGTGCTAAAGTAGGGCGTGAAATTTCCAATGGTCCTGGGAAATTAGTGGAAGCTTTAGATATTCCTAAAGATTTATATGGGGAATCAATTTTTTCTAGCGCTTTGCATTTAGTACCAGAAAAAAGGAAGGTTCCTAAAAAAATAGTTACGCTTCCTAGAGTTGGTATCCCGGATAAAGGGGAATGGACAGATAAGCCTTTGCGATTTGTAGCTGATGGTAACCCTTATATAACTAAGATTCGACGTCAGGAAATAGATCCTGAAGGTGGCTGGCAAGTGACAAATGATTGA
- the prmA gene encoding 50S ribosomal protein L11 methyltransferase, whose amino-acid sequence MKWNEIKVETASESVEAVANILMEAGASGVEIEDSKDVENYSTDGFGEIIETEMITSLKEGAYVKAYFPETIFVPEILPTIRERVNKLPDYGLPLGKNEVKVTEVAEKDWATAWKKYYHPVRISRYLTIKPSWEEYQTTDPKEEVITLDPGMAFGTGTHPTTLLTLQALETVLRGNETVIDVGTGSGVLSIAASFLGAKEVEAYDLDDVAVKAAKENIALNPSAKNIQVKANNLLADVEKKADVIVANILADIIIEMLPDAWRLLKPNGTFIVSGIIEAKKQVVIDAMQAQGFIIDQTFQQKDWYALTFKKVEE is encoded by the coding sequence ATGAAATGGAATGAAATTAAAGTAGAAACGGCCAGCGAATCCGTTGAAGCTGTCGCTAATATTTTAATGGAAGCAGGAGCAAGCGGAGTAGAGATTGAAGATAGTAAAGACGTGGAAAATTATTCAACAGATGGCTTTGGAGAAATTATCGAAACGGAAATGATAACATCCTTAAAAGAAGGGGCCTACGTGAAGGCTTATTTTCCAGAAACAATTTTTGTTCCAGAAATTTTGCCAACCATTAGGGAAAGAGTGAATAAATTACCTGATTACGGTTTACCCTTAGGAAAAAATGAAGTGAAAGTAACAGAAGTGGCTGAAAAAGATTGGGCTACTGCTTGGAAAAAGTATTATCATCCTGTACGAATTTCACGTTATTTGACGATTAAGCCTAGCTGGGAGGAGTATCAAACAACTGATCCGAAAGAAGAAGTCATCACTTTGGATCCAGGGATGGCTTTTGGTACAGGCACACATCCGACCACGCTTTTAACTTTACAAGCTTTAGAAACTGTTTTACGAGGCAATGAAACTGTAATTGACGTGGGTACAGGTTCGGGTGTACTAAGTATTGCAGCTAGTTTCTTAGGAGCAAAAGAAGTTGAAGCATATGATTTAGATGACGTGGCTGTTAAAGCAGCTAAAGAAAATATTGCGCTTAATCCATCGGCAAAAAATATCCAAGTAAAAGCTAATAATTTGCTAGCCGATGTAGAGAAAAAAGCTGATGTCATTGTCGCTAATATCCTTGCCGATATTATTATTGAAATGTTACCTGATGCCTGGCGCTTATTAAAGCCAAACGGAACTTTTATTGTTTCAGGTATTATTGAAGCAAAAAAGCAAGTTGTTATCGATGCGATGCAAGCTCAAGGTTTTATTATCGATCAAACTTTCCAACAAAAAGATTGGTATGCTTTAACTTTTAAAAAAGTGGAGGAGTAA
- a CDS encoding 16S rRNA (uracil(1498)-N(3))-methyltransferase: MQRYFTNEKYEGKDTYSLSGEPYHHITHVMRMQEGDRIYLVFSDQVTIQAKITSINEQKVFVEEVAKESQKKELPLAVTIACGYPKGDKFDWLVQKATELGAAAFIGFPAKTSIVKWDQKKLSKKQQRLEKITQEAAEQSQRSYLPDVTLLANERDLLNLFSQYDYILVAYEESAKQDETATLAKLLQDVSVNARILAIFGPEGGFMPEEISMFEQNQALFCGLGPRILRAETAPLYLLSAISYHWELLYR; encoded by the coding sequence ATGCAACGCTACTTTACCAATGAAAAGTATGAAGGAAAAGATACTTACTCATTAAGTGGAGAACCTTATCATCACATAACCCATGTAATGCGAATGCAAGAAGGTGACCGAATTTACTTAGTTTTTTCTGATCAAGTAACGATACAAGCTAAGATTACATCTATAAATGAACAAAAAGTGTTTGTTGAAGAAGTGGCTAAAGAAAGCCAGAAAAAGGAATTACCACTAGCGGTTACGATTGCTTGTGGTTATCCTAAAGGAGATAAGTTCGATTGGCTAGTTCAAAAGGCTACTGAATTAGGCGCTGCAGCATTTATAGGATTTCCTGCTAAAACCTCCATTGTAAAATGGGATCAAAAAAAATTAAGCAAAAAACAACAACGGTTAGAAAAAATTACACAAGAAGCAGCTGAACAATCACAACGTAGTTATTTACCTGATGTTACACTCTTAGCTAATGAAAGAGATTTGTTAAATCTTTTTTCACAATACGATTATATTTTGGTTGCTTATGAGGAATCCGCTAAACAAGATGAAACTGCTACTTTGGCTAAATTATTACAAGATGTTTCTGTTAATGCTCGTATATTAGCAATCTTTGGGCCAGAAGGTGGTTTCATGCCAGAAGAAATTTCTATGTTTGAACAAAATCAGGCGCTTTTTTGTGGCTTAGGACCAAGAATATTACGAGCAGAGACAGCGCCATTATATTTATTAAGTGCTATTAGTTATCACTGGGAACTTTTGTATAGGTAA